The Sphingomonas sinipercae genome contains a region encoding:
- a CDS encoding F0F1 ATP synthase subunit delta: protein MENSGGIQASLAGRYASALFDLARDEKQIDAVSRSLGTLSQAVADSRDFDQLVISPTVNRDQAGDAFAAVAEQLGLDPITTNFLGVLARNGRKNQLQPVIRAFKKLAADHRGETTAEVTTAHPLNDEQVARLKEQLRGRAGRDVLIEARVDQNILGGIVVRLGSQMIDGSLRTKLNRLATAMKG, encoded by the coding sequence GTGGAGAATTCCGGCGGCATTCAGGCCAGCTTAGCGGGACGCTATGCGTCCGCGCTGTTCGACCTTGCGCGCGATGAAAAGCAGATCGACGCGGTCAGCCGCAGCCTTGGGACGCTGAGCCAGGCGGTCGCCGATTCGCGCGATTTCGACCAGCTCGTGATTTCTCCGACGGTCAACCGCGACCAGGCCGGCGACGCCTTTGCCGCCGTTGCCGAGCAGCTCGGGCTGGATCCGATCACGACCAATTTCCTCGGCGTGCTCGCTCGCAACGGCCGCAAAAACCAGCTTCAGCCCGTCATTCGCGCGTTCAAGAAGCTGGCGGCCGACCACCGCGGCGAAACAACCGCGGAAGTGACCACGGCTCACCCGCTGAACGACGAACAGGTCGCCAGGCTGAAAGAGCAGCTTCGTGGCCGCGCTGGGCGCGATGTCCTGATCGAGGCTCGCGTCGACCAGAATATTCTTGGAGGGATCGTCGTCAGGCTGGGAAGCCAGATGATCGACGGCTCGCTCCGCACCAAACTCAATAGACTCGCGACTGCGATGAAAGGCTGA
- a CDS encoding M16 family metallopeptidase, producing the protein MKIRRSSLLRTAVCGRSSFLAIALSLSTLTAVPAQAQVAWGLKPTDVVPDPSIRYGVLPNGMKYAIQRNATPKNGASVRLRFEFGSIGEAEPERGLAHFIEHMAFNGSTNVPEGEMVRILERQGLKFGPDTNAVTGFDSTTYMLDLPGKDDKRIDTALMLMREVASEVKFDPAAVDRERGVILGERRVRDTFQLQQVVDALGFQLPDTPYPKRLPIGTEEVLRTASAATIKNLYRRYYRPENATLVFVGDADPAVIEQKLKAKFSDWKGTGTAGKPLPRGSVDLKRGTAFDTFVDPAVATTVTLTAFSPWENPTDTLAERRREMVRYLATAMFNRRLQRLVNAPGSEIIYGGMGQDQNKDAALSASVTVAAKDGAWKSAIATAEQELRRALKYGFTAQELKTEAADSLGKLQTAAAQADARTHSALANRILQTLDEPNFVTTPAFSAEYFAKVVPTITVEQVNAELRRMWSGSAPLVHVSTKQPIEERQLAQAFAASSKLAVAAPKDQAAVAFGYDSFGAPGKVVADSRIADLGIRTVRFANNVRLNIKQTDFEKGKVSFSILMAGGSLALPMDKPGLGSMMSIFSAQSATSKNSLEDLKIITAGRDVVAGVVTSGDAFSVSGTTIASDLSLQMKVSAAYLTDPGYRPEADSLWANIVPLLDKQLTATPGQVAQTKLPTLLANGDKRFGVPPTSDLLARNFKEARAAYSPLAGSAPIEIGIVGDIDEAAAIKAVAESFGALPSRNASAPAYTAARKASFKADRAPIVLTHSGGADQAMVGAAWPTDDDSDYRRQLGLALLAEVMDLELTDEIREKLGASYGVDVGSTMSDVYPHFGYLMVGSVIAPGKADEVDQAIAAIAAALRDKPIDADLLDRARQPMLEGVTKSLRQNSYWLGYVDEAQSEAKRLDRVRQRESIIRSLTAADVQALAKQYLVPAQLQRFRILSEKVAAPAVAKR; encoded by the coding sequence TTGAAAATTCGTCGATCTTCGCTTCTGCGCACCGCTGTTTGCGGCCGTTCGTCATTCCTTGCCATCGCCCTGTCGCTCTCGACCCTGACCGCCGTCCCGGCGCAGGCGCAGGTGGCCTGGGGATTGAAGCCCACCGACGTCGTCCCCGACCCTTCGATCCGGTACGGGGTCCTGCCCAACGGCATGAAATATGCGATCCAGCGCAACGCGACGCCGAAGAATGGCGCGTCCGTACGGCTTCGCTTTGAATTCGGATCGATCGGGGAAGCCGAGCCCGAGCGCGGGCTTGCCCACTTCATCGAGCATATGGCGTTCAACGGTTCGACCAACGTTCCGGAAGGCGAAATGGTCAGGATCCTGGAGCGGCAGGGCCTGAAATTCGGTCCGGACACCAATGCCGTCACCGGTTTCGACTCGACGACCTACATGCTCGACCTGCCGGGTAAGGACGACAAGCGGATCGATACTGCCCTGATGCTCATGCGCGAAGTCGCGAGCGAGGTTAAGTTCGACCCAGCGGCGGTCGACCGGGAACGCGGCGTCATCCTCGGCGAGCGCCGGGTCCGCGACACCTTCCAGTTGCAGCAGGTCGTGGACGCCCTTGGCTTCCAATTGCCGGACACGCCGTATCCGAAGCGACTGCCGATCGGCACCGAGGAGGTGCTGCGCACAGCATCAGCCGCGACCATCAAGAACCTTTATCGGCGATATTACCGGCCGGAGAATGCGACTTTGGTGTTCGTCGGCGATGCCGACCCGGCGGTGATCGAACAGAAGCTCAAGGCAAAATTTAGCGATTGGAAGGGGACCGGCACCGCCGGCAAGCCGCTTCCGCGCGGGTCGGTCGACCTAAAGCGCGGCACGGCCTTCGACACCTTCGTCGATCCGGCGGTGGCAACGACGGTCACGTTGACCGCGTTCAGCCCGTGGGAAAATCCCACCGATACCCTTGCCGAGCGCAGGCGCGAAATGGTGCGCTACCTTGCGACTGCGATGTTCAATCGCCGCCTTCAACGCCTGGTCAACGCACCCGGGTCGGAAATCATTTATGGCGGCATGGGCCAGGACCAGAACAAAGATGCCGCGCTTTCGGCATCGGTGACGGTGGCCGCCAAGGACGGGGCGTGGAAAAGCGCGATCGCGACTGCGGAGCAGGAATTGCGCCGTGCGCTGAAATACGGGTTCACCGCGCAGGAGCTGAAGACGGAGGCCGCGGACTCGCTCGGCAAGCTGCAGACGGCAGCGGCACAGGCGGATGCGCGAACGCATTCTGCGCTCGCCAACCGGATTCTCCAGACGCTCGACGAACCGAATTTCGTCACGACGCCAGCATTCAGCGCGGAATATTTCGCGAAGGTCGTCCCGACGATCACGGTCGAGCAAGTTAATGCCGAACTGCGCCGGATGTGGTCCGGCAGCGCGCCTTTGGTGCATGTATCGACCAAGCAGCCGATCGAGGAACGCCAGCTCGCCCAGGCCTTTGCGGCAAGTTCGAAGCTGGCGGTCGCGGCGCCGAAAGACCAGGCCGCAGTCGCTTTCGGCTACGACAGCTTCGGCGCTCCGGGCAAAGTCGTGGCCGACAGCCGGATTGCCGACCTTGGAATCCGGACCGTTCGTTTTGCCAACAACGTCAGGCTGAACATCAAGCAGACGGACTTTGAAAAGGGAAAAGTCAGTTTCTCGATCCTGATGGCCGGCGGGTCATTGGCATTGCCGATGGACAAGCCGGGGCTGGGATCGATGATGTCGATCTTTTCAGCGCAGTCGGCGACCTCCAAAAACAGCCTGGAAGACCTGAAGATCATCACCGCGGGCCGCGATGTCGTGGCTGGTGTAGTCACCAGCGGGGATGCGTTCAGCGTTTCAGGCACCACCATCGCCAGCGATTTGTCGCTGCAGATGAAAGTCAGCGCCGCTTACCTCACCGACCCCGGCTATCGTCCGGAGGCGGACAGCCTGTGGGCCAACATCGTGCCGCTGCTGGACAAGCAGCTAACGGCCACCCCGGGCCAGGTGGCACAGACGAAGTTGCCGACATTGCTCGCCAATGGCGACAAGCGGTTCGGCGTCCCGCCGACTTCGGATTTACTCGCCCGCAACTTCAAGGAAGCACGCGCAGCTTATTCGCCGCTGGCCGGCTCCGCACCGATCGAAATCGGAATCGTCGGGGACATTGACGAAGCCGCAGCGATTAAGGCGGTCGCCGAAAGCTTTGGCGCATTGCCCAGCCGCAATGCTTCCGCGCCCGCTTATACAGCGGCGCGCAAGGCGTCCTTCAAGGCCGACCGCGCGCCAATCGTCCTGACCCATAGCGGCGGCGCTGACCAGGCGATGGTGGGAGCGGCGTGGCCGACCGACGATGACAGCGACTATCGCAGGCAACTCGGCCTGGCTTTGCTGGCGGAGGTCATGGACCTCGAGCTCACCGACGAAATCCGGGAAAAGCTTGGTGCCTCCTACGGCGTGGATGTCGGTTCGACGATGTCGGACGTCTATCCGCACTTCGGCTACCTGATGGTCGGATCGGTAATTGCGCCGGGCAAGGCGGATGAGGTCGACCAGGCCATCGCCGCAATTGCCGCCGCGTTGCGCGACAAGCCCATCGATGCCGACCTGTTGGACCGTGCCAGGCAGCCGATGCTCGAAGGCGTGACCAAGTCGCTTCGGCAGAACAGCTATTGGCTGGGTTACGTCGACGAGGCGCAGAGCGAGGCGAAGCGGCTGGATCGGGTCCGGCAGCGCGAATCGATCATCCGGTCGCTGACCGCCGCCGACGTGCAGGCACTGGCCAAGCAGTATCTAGTGCCCGCGCAGCTCCAGCGCTTCCGCATCCTTAGCGAGAAGGTCGCTGCGCCCGCTGTCGCCAAGCGCTAG
- a CDS encoding primosomal protein N' produces MPLPRARIVTLNAALGPLDYRVPNGLLAEPGAVVVAPLGPRQLIGVAWDAERLKTEEVGDNRLRPLVSVLDVPPIPPALRRLCEWTADYYLAPLASVLRMVLPSSAALDGPRQLVEYAPTGLVPERMTPQRGKALAAIEGRQGTVRELAQAAEVSDAVIRGLVNAGALERILVDADRPLDCPDPAFAPPELTDEQRQAAASLAAGVGKGFDPVLLDGITGSGKTEVYFEAIAECLRQEKQALVLLPEIALTEPFLKRFEARFGCAPVAWHSDLRSSQRRRAWRGIASGEAKVVVGARSALFLPYPQLGLIVVDEAHEPSFKQEDGVHYHARDVAVMRGMFEDIPVVLSSATPAIESRHMVEVGRYREVTLSQRFAGARLPEIRAIDMTQDPPPRGRWLAPSLVMELEANLERGEQSLLFLNRRGFAPLTLCRHCGHRFQCPDCTAWMVEHRLMHRLACHHCGHVMPPPKACPECGEEDSLVACGPGVERIADEVTELFPEARTAVVTSDTIWSPARAAEFVAAMDAGEIDIVVGTQLVTKGYHFPNLTLVGVVDADLGLQGGDLRAAERSFQQIQQVAGRAGRGDKPGRVLVQTHDPDAPVIQALVSGDGPGFYAAETEARREAAMPPFGRLAAIVVSADSQAEAEEVARRIANAAPRMDDMAVFGPAPAPLAMLRGRHRQRLLVHAARSLDVQDVIRDWLGAVEWRSKVQVSVDVDPYSFL; encoded by the coding sequence ATGCCTTTGCCGCGCGCCCGAATAGTCACGTTGAATGCCGCGCTCGGCCCCCTCGACTATCGGGTGCCGAACGGACTGCTGGCCGAACCGGGCGCTGTCGTGGTCGCGCCGTTGGGACCGCGCCAGCTAATCGGTGTCGCATGGGATGCCGAGCGGCTGAAAACCGAGGAAGTCGGCGATAACCGCCTGCGGCCGCTGGTTTCGGTGTTGGACGTGCCGCCGATCCCGCCTGCCCTGCGCCGGCTGTGCGAATGGACAGCGGATTATTACCTCGCACCGCTCGCTTCCGTGCTGCGGATGGTGCTCCCTTCCTCTGCGGCGCTCGATGGCCCGCGCCAGCTGGTCGAATATGCGCCCACCGGGCTGGTGCCGGAGCGGATGACGCCACAGCGCGGGAAAGCGCTTGCAGCGATCGAAGGTCGGCAAGGGACGGTGCGGGAGTTGGCGCAAGCCGCGGAGGTCAGCGACGCGGTGATTCGCGGCCTGGTCAACGCCGGCGCGCTCGAACGCATACTGGTCGACGCCGACCGCCCGCTCGACTGTCCCGACCCGGCCTTCGCGCCCCCGGAACTGACCGATGAGCAGAGGCAGGCAGCGGCGAGCCTCGCCGCCGGGGTGGGCAAAGGCTTCGATCCGGTCCTGCTCGACGGCATTACCGGGTCGGGTAAGACGGAAGTCTATTTCGAGGCCATCGCCGAGTGCCTGCGGCAGGAGAAGCAGGCCCTCGTCCTATTGCCCGAAATCGCCTTGACCGAGCCTTTCCTCAAGCGTTTCGAGGCGCGCTTCGGATGCGCCCCGGTCGCCTGGCATTCCGACCTTCGCTCGTCTCAGCGGCGGCGGGCCTGGCGCGGCATCGCCTCCGGCGAAGCCAAGGTGGTGGTCGGCGCCCGCTCGGCTTTATTCCTCCCCTATCCGCAGCTTGGCCTGATCGTTGTCGACGAAGCGCATGAGCCCAGCTTCAAGCAGGAGGACGGGGTCCATTACCACGCCCGCGACGTCGCCGTGATGCGCGGGATGTTCGAAGACATTCCCGTCGTCCTGTCGTCGGCCACGCCAGCGATCGAGAGCCGCCACATGGTGGAGGTCGGCCGTTACCGCGAAGTAACCTTGAGCCAGCGTTTCGCGGGCGCGCGCCTTCCCGAAATCCGCGCCATCGACATGACCCAGGACCCGCCGCCGCGCGGCCGCTGGCTCGCACCGTCGCTGGTCATGGAGCTGGAAGCGAACCTGGAGCGCGGCGAGCAATCGCTGCTGTTCCTCAACCGCCGCGGCTTCGCGCCGCTCACGCTTTGCCGGCACTGTGGGCACCGCTTCCAATGCCCCGATTGCACCGCGTGGATGGTCGAGCATCGGCTGATGCACCGCCTCGCCTGCCACCATTGCGGGCATGTGATGCCCCCGCCGAAGGCCTGCCCGGAATGCGGCGAGGAGGATAGCCTGGTCGCTTGCGGGCCCGGGGTGGAACGGATCGCTGACGAAGTCACCGAGCTGTTCCCGGAAGCACGGACGGCGGTCGTCACTTCCGACACCATCTGGTCGCCGGCGCGGGCCGCGGAATTCGTTGCCGCAATGGACGCGGGCGAGATCGACATCGTCGTCGGAACGCAGCTGGTGACCAAGGGCTATCACTTCCCCAATCTGACGCTTGTCGGGGTGGTCGATGCCGACCTTGGCCTCCAGGGGGGCGACCTGCGGGCGGCCGAGCGCAGCTTCCAGCAAATCCAGCAAGTCGCCGGGCGCGCCGGGCGGGGCGACAAGCCCGGCCGGGTGCTCGTCCAAACGCACGACCCCGACGCGCCGGTAATCCAGGCGCTGGTGTCCGGCGACGGCCCCGGCTTTTACGCGGCCGAGACCGAAGCACGGCGCGAAGCGGCAATGCCGCCGTTCGGCCGCCTCGCCGCGATCGTCGTCTCGGCGGATTCGCAGGCAGAAGCCGAAGAGGTCGCCCGCAGGATCGCCAATGCAGCGCCGCGAATGGACGACATGGCCGTGTTCGGGCCGGCGCCCGCGCCGCTGGCAATGCTTCGCGGGCGCCACCGCCAGCGATTGCTGGTCCATGCCGCCCGAAGCCTCGACGTACAGGACGTCATTCGCGACTGGCTCGGCGCTGTCGAATGGCGTTCAAAGGTCCAGGTCAGCGTCGACGTGGACCCGTACAGCTTCCTCTAG
- the atpA gene encoding F0F1 ATP synthase subunit alpha: MDIRAAEISRVIRDQIANFSAEEEVSEVGTVLSVGDGIARIHGLDNVQAGEMVEFESGVKGMALNLEADNVGVVVFGSDAAIREGSTAKRTGTIVDVPIGKGLLGRVVDALGNPIDGKGPIDFSERRRVEMKAPGIIPRKSVHEPVQTGLKALDALVPIGRGQRELIIGDRQTGKTAVALDTFINQKQANQGDDESQKLYCIYVAIGQKRSTVAQIVRALEENGAMEYTIVVAATASEPAPLQFLAPYTGAAMGEYFRDNGMHAVIVYDDLSKQAVAYRQMSLLLRRPPGREAYPGDVFYLHSRLLERAAKMNDAEGAGSLTALPIIETQAGDVSAYIPTNVISITDGQIFLETDLFYQGIRPAINVGLSVSRVGSAAQTKAMKKVAGSIKLELAQYREMAAFAQFGSDLDASTQKLLARGARLTELLKQGQFQPMPIEEQVASIFAGTQGFIDSVPTNDVTRYEAAMLSYLRSEHGDVLKTIRDTKALDDDTAKKLKDALGEFGKQFA, from the coding sequence ATGGATATCCGCGCCGCTGAAATTTCCCGCGTCATTCGCGACCAGATCGCGAATTTCTCGGCTGAGGAGGAAGTCTCCGAGGTCGGCACCGTGCTGTCGGTCGGCGACGGCATCGCGCGCATCCACGGCCTCGACAACGTCCAGGCCGGCGAGATGGTCGAGTTCGAAAGCGGCGTGAAGGGCATGGCCCTCAACCTAGAAGCCGACAATGTCGGCGTCGTCGTGTTCGGCTCGGACGCAGCGATCCGCGAAGGTTCGACCGCCAAGCGCACCGGCACCATCGTCGACGTGCCGATCGGCAAGGGCCTGCTCGGCCGAGTCGTCGACGCGCTCGGCAATCCGATCGACGGCAAGGGCCCGATCGACTTTTCCGAACGCCGCCGAGTCGAGATGAAGGCGCCGGGGATCATCCCGCGCAAGTCGGTGCACGAACCGGTGCAGACCGGCCTCAAGGCGCTCGACGCGCTCGTTCCGATCGGCCGTGGCCAGCGCGAACTGATCATCGGCGACCGCCAGACCGGCAAGACCGCCGTGGCGCTTGACACCTTCATCAACCAGAAGCAGGCCAACCAGGGCGACGACGAGAGCCAGAAGCTCTACTGCATCTACGTCGCCATCGGCCAGAAGCGCTCGACCGTCGCGCAGATCGTCCGCGCGCTCGAGGAAAACGGGGCGATGGAATATACCATCGTCGTCGCCGCGACGGCTTCCGAGCCGGCGCCGCTGCAGTTCCTGGCCCCTTACACTGGCGCCGCCATGGGTGAGTATTTCCGCGACAACGGCATGCACGCCGTCATCGTTTACGACGATCTGTCGAAGCAGGCCGTCGCCTACCGCCAGATGTCGCTGCTGCTGCGCCGTCCGCCGGGCCGCGAAGCTTATCCGGGCGACGTTTTCTACCTTCACAGTCGCTTGCTTGAGCGCGCCGCGAAGATGAACGACGCCGAGGGTGCTGGATCGCTGACCGCGTTGCCGATCATCGAAACCCAGGCCGGCGACGTGTCCGCCTACATTCCGACCAACGTGATTTCGATCACCGACGGCCAGATCTTCCTTGAAACCGACCTGTTCTACCAGGGCATCCGCCCGGCGATTAACGTCGGCCTGTCGGTCAGCCGCGTCGGCTCCGCCGCGCAGACCAAGGCGATGAAAAAGGTCGCCGGCTCGATCAAGCTGGAACTGGCCCAGTATCGCGAAATGGCTGCGTTCGCGCAGTTCGGTTCCGACCTCGACGCCTCGACCCAGAAGCTGCTGGCCCGCGGCGCGCGCCTTACCGAACTGCTCAAGCAGGGGCAGTTCCAGCCGATGCCGATCGAGGAACAGGTTGCCTCGATCTTCGCCGGTACGCAGGGCTTTATCGACTCCGTTCCGACCAACGACGTCACTCGCTACGAGGCGGCGATGCTCAGCTACCTGCGGTCGGAGCATGGCGACGTCCTCAAGACCATTCGCGACACCAAGGCGCTGGACGACGACACGGCCAAGAAGCTGAAGGACGCGCTGGGCGAGTTCGGGAAGCAGTTCGCATAA
- a CDS encoding bifunctional transcriptional activator/DNA repair enzyme AdaA, with translation MIEQQDAWSAFERRDKAFDGRFVVAVTTTRIYCKPSCPARRPRRENVLFYAAGTAARAAGFRACLRCRPDETGRDAQAVKRALALIGSSEVPPALGALADAVGYAPHHFQRVFKRAVGISPAQYARGLRAKRAEANLEEQGPVTDAIYDAGYSGPSRFYDDAKGRLGMTPSAWRDGGRGHTIRYVITNSPLGPLFVAATDKGICRLTFGEDESALKRRFPNADVRPDDGTIRPWVEAALKAIDAPADAPEVPVDVRGTAFQEAVWNELRKIPLGQTRSYADIAAAVGQPGAVRAVGTANGSNPVSVLVPCHRVIRSDGTLGGYGGGIENKKKLLEAEGIVGQQRLDI, from the coding sequence ATGATCGAGCAACAGGATGCCTGGTCGGCCTTCGAAAGGCGCGACAAAGCGTTCGACGGGCGGTTCGTGGTCGCCGTCACCACTACCAGGATTTATTGCAAGCCGAGCTGCCCGGCCCGCCGCCCGCGGCGGGAGAATGTCCTTTTTTATGCTGCCGGGACGGCGGCCCGAGCGGCGGGGTTCCGTGCCTGCCTTCGGTGCCGTCCGGACGAGACTGGGCGCGACGCGCAAGCCGTCAAACGGGCGCTTGCCCTCATCGGAAGCAGCGAGGTTCCGCCGGCGCTTGGGGCGCTTGCTGATGCCGTCGGCTACGCACCCCACCATTTCCAGCGCGTGTTCAAGCGCGCCGTTGGCATTTCGCCGGCGCAATACGCCCGCGGGTTGCGCGCCAAGCGGGCGGAGGCCAATCTTGAGGAGCAGGGACCAGTGACGGACGCGATCTATGATGCCGGCTATTCCGGACCGAGCCGCTTTTACGACGACGCGAAAGGAAGGCTTGGAATGACCCCATCGGCCTGGCGCGACGGCGGCCGCGGGCACACGATCCGCTACGTCATTACCAACAGCCCGCTTGGCCCCCTATTCGTCGCGGCGACGGACAAGGGTATTTGCCGGCTCACGTTCGGCGAAGACGAAAGCGCCCTCAAGCGCCGCTTCCCGAATGCCGACGTGCGGCCCGACGATGGGACGATCCGGCCATGGGTCGAGGCGGCGCTGAAAGCGATCGACGCTCCCGCCGACGCGCCGGAGGTCCCGGTCGATGTGCGCGGCACTGCATTCCAGGAAGCGGTGTGGAACGAGCTTCGCAAGATTCCGCTCGGCCAGACTCGCAGCTACGCCGATATCGCCGCGGCGGTGGGCCAGCCGGGAGCGGTTCGGGCAGTGGGCACGGCGAACGGGTCGAACCCCGTGTCCGTCCTCGTCCCATGCCACCGGGTGATCCGGTCCGACGGCACCCTCGGCGGCTACGGTGGCGGGATCGAGAACAAGAAGAAGTTGCTGGAGGCCGAAGGCATCGTCGGCCAGCAGCGCCTCGACATCTAA
- the purC gene encoding phosphoribosylaminoimidazolesuccinocarboxamide synthase — MSRRRQIYEGKAKILYEGPEPGTLIQYFKDDATAFNAQKRGTISGKGVLNNRISEHIFTALAAIGVPTHFIRRVNMREQLIRQVEIIPIEVVIRNVAAGSLSKRLGIEEGTQLPRTIIEYYYKDDALGDPLIADEHIACFGWATQEEMNDIADMAIRVNDFMSGMFAAIGIRLIDFKLEFGRVWDGDFSRVILADEISPDGCRLWDLKSNEKLDKDRFRLDLGNVAEAYQEIARRLGLMPEGDEASAVLDFDSHRKRRGK, encoded by the coding sequence ATGAGCCGACGCCGCCAAATCTACGAAGGCAAGGCCAAGATCCTTTACGAGGGTCCGGAGCCCGGCACGCTGATCCAATATTTCAAGGACGATGCGACCGCGTTCAACGCGCAGAAGCGCGGCACCATCAGTGGCAAGGGCGTGCTCAACAACCGGATTTCCGAGCATATCTTCACCGCGCTGGCGGCGATCGGGGTGCCGACGCACTTCATCCGCCGCGTCAACATGCGCGAACAGCTGATTCGCCAGGTCGAGATCATCCCGATCGAGGTCGTCATCCGCAACGTCGCCGCGGGCTCGCTGTCCAAGCGGCTGGGGATCGAAGAAGGCACGCAGCTGCCCCGAACGATCATCGAATATTATTACAAGGACGACGCGCTCGGCGACCCGCTGATCGCCGACGAGCATATCGCCTGCTTCGGCTGGGCGACGCAGGAGGAAATGAACGACATCGCCGACATGGCGATCCGCGTGAACGACTTCATGAGCGGGATGTTCGCGGCCATCGGCATCCGGCTGATCGACTTCAAGCTGGAGTTCGGGCGCGTCTGGGACGGCGATTTTTCGCGGGTCATCCTGGCCGACGAGATCAGCCCCGACGGCTGCCGCCTGTGGGACCTGAAGTCGAACGAGAAGCTGGACAAGGACCGCTTCCGCCTCGACCTGGGCAACGTCGCCGAAGCCTATCAGGAAATCGCGCGCCGCCTGGGCCTGATGCCCGAAGGGGACGAGGCCAGCGCCGTGCTCGATTTCGACAGCCACCGGAAGCGCCGGGGGAAGTAA
- a CDS encoding tetratricopeptide repeat protein, whose product MLRLFASIVLLACASGAQAAWLEAKTPHFLIYSEQSPRQLQDYATRLEKFDRAVRILRNMSDPPVGQSGRVTIYMLNDTDAVSRLATGKITSIAGFYIPRASGSVAFVPRDAGSGRETDLTADAVFFHEYAHHMLLQNSEAPFPPWFVEGFAEFFSQAAFPKDGGVQLGMPANHRSFALFALDKAKLTDLLGATFVEKTGEDTEKFYSRSWLLTHYLAFSDARQGQLTTYVRGIEQGLEPIAAARAAFGDLAQLDRELDLYLRKNKLQYRKVNGPQLNVPAAAIRSLRPGEAAVMKARIMSTRGVDKKAAQEVLALARSAAAPYPADPGAQVVLAEAEFDAGNYREASAAADRALAADPNSIKALLYKGRAEMELASTGADWTRIRNWFVKANKLDPEAAEPLVLFYESYFQAGERPTDNAIEGLLYAQVLGPQDAGLRLNAAYALIQKKKFDEARKLLAPLANSPHRGGGREQARKMIAKLAAGDQKGALDASEEGDE is encoded by the coding sequence GTGTTGAGGTTGTTTGCAAGCATCGTTCTGCTTGCCTGTGCGTCCGGAGCTCAAGCGGCGTGGCTCGAAGCCAAGACCCCGCACTTCCTGATCTATTCGGAGCAGTCGCCGCGCCAGCTGCAGGACTATGCCACGCGGCTGGAGAAGTTTGACCGGGCGGTTCGAATCCTTCGCAACATGAGCGATCCCCCGGTCGGCCAATCCGGCCGAGTGACGATCTACATGCTCAACGACACCGACGCCGTCTCCCGACTGGCGACGGGGAAGATTACGTCGATCGCAGGCTTCTATATCCCGCGCGCGTCCGGCTCCGTCGCCTTCGTTCCGCGCGACGCCGGCAGCGGCCGTGAAACCGACCTCACCGCCGACGCCGTCTTCTTCCACGAATATGCGCACCACATGCTGCTGCAGAACTCGGAAGCGCCCTTCCCGCCTTGGTTCGTCGAAGGTTTCGCGGAGTTCTTCAGCCAGGCCGCTTTCCCCAAGGACGGCGGCGTTCAGCTTGGAATGCCAGCAAACCATCGCTCGTTCGCGCTGTTCGCCCTCGACAAGGCTAAGTTGACCGACCTTCTCGGCGCGACCTTTGTCGAGAAGACGGGCGAGGACACGGAGAAATTCTACAGCCGGTCTTGGCTGCTGACGCACTACCTCGCCTTTTCCGATGCACGGCAGGGGCAGCTCACCACTTACGTTCGCGGGATCGAACAGGGGCTCGAACCGATCGCGGCGGCGCGGGCGGCGTTTGGCGATCTTGCCCAGCTGGACCGCGAGCTCGATCTCTACCTGCGCAAGAACAAGCTCCAATATCGCAAGGTAAACGGTCCCCAGCTTAACGTCCCAGCGGCAGCGATTCGGTCGCTTCGGCCCGGCGAGGCGGCCGTGATGAAGGCGCGCATCATGTCCACGCGCGGCGTCGACAAGAAAGCCGCGCAGGAAGTGCTTGCGCTGGCCCGCTCGGCAGCCGCCCCCTACCCGGCGGATCCCGGCGCCCAAGTCGTCCTTGCCGAAGCCGAGTTCGATGCCGGCAACTACCGCGAAGCATCCGCCGCGGCGGATCGCGCCCTTGCTGCCGACCCCAATTCGATCAAGGCGCTGCTCTACAAGGGCCGGGCAGAGATGGAGCTGGCCTCGACCGGTGCGGACTGGACCAGGATTCGCAACTGGTTCGTCAAAGCGAACAAGCTTGATCCCGAGGCAGCGGAACCGCTGGTCTTGTTCTACGAAAGCTATTTCCAGGCCGGGGAGCGGCCGACCGACAACGCTATCGAAGGCTTGCTCTATGCGCAGGTGCTTGGCCCGCAGGACGCGGGCCTGCGCTTGAATGCCGCCTACGCATTGATCCAGAAAAAGAAGTTTGATGAAGCACGCAAGCTCCTCGCGCCCCTGGCCAACAGCCCCCACCGTGGCGGGGGTCGCGAACAGGCGCGCAAGATGATCGCCAAGCTGGCTGCGGGCGACCAGAAGGGGGCATTGGACGCTTCCGAAGAAGGGGACGAATAA